In one Alnus glutinosa chromosome 14, dhAlnGlut1.1, whole genome shotgun sequence genomic region, the following are encoded:
- the LOC133858115 gene encoding 11S globulin seed storage protein 2-like, with amino-acid sequence MASKIILGLVLALLVYGAAGEKNPSTCSRSAQQCRIRRLRTVEPSRRLVSEGGVTEVWDTNEDEFQCAGVAAIRHTLQPNSQSQPNYQPAPMLVYIERGEGLMGLTYPGCAETYESQTSEDLRSRRGSQGRLGGQGEQQRESRRTDQHQRVHRIRRGDILAIPAGAAHWCYNDGNQELVAFAVMDLNNHANQLDQQFRSFLLAGGEPRQGHRGQQRDSHNFQNIFSGFSAELLAEAYNIPVEIVRRMQENDERGLLVKCQDEMRHIVRADEDEEEEEGQRRVNGLEETVCTTRIRHNMDTRSESDIVSRQAGRVNIVNQHKLPILRHLDMSAEKGHLFPNALFTPNWAMNNHRVVYVTRGEAHVQISDDNGNNVFDERVSRGDVFVIPQFYVAMKRAGSNGFEYVAIKTSGQPMKSPLAGYTSVIRAMPIEVITNSFRMSPEEAQQLKYNRGRQSLVLSSSRTSS; translated from the exons ATGGCTTCCAAGATTATACTAGGACTAGTGCTCGCTCTGCTAGTTTATGGGGCTGCCGGGGAAAAGAACCCCAGTACCTGCAGTAGGTCGGCTCAGCAATGCCGGATACGGAGACTAAGGACTGTGGAGCCATCCCGGCGGCTGGTGTCGGAGGGGGGTGTGACTGAGGTGTGGGACACAAATGAGGACGAGTTCCAATGCGCTGGAGTCGCCGCGATAAGACACACTCTGCAACCTAATTCACAGTCTCAGCCTAACTACCAGCCAGCCCCTATGCTGGTTTACATTGAACGAG GCGAAGGGTTAATGGGCCTAACCTACCCAGGATGCGCAGAGACTTATGAGTCCCAGACATCTGAGGATTTAAGAAGCCGACGGGGAAGTCAAGGAAGGCTGGGAGGCCAAGGAGAGCAACAAAGAGAGAGCAGGAGAACAGACCAACATCAGAGGGTTCACAGGATTCGTCGGGGTGACATCCTTGCCATTCCAGCTGGTGCGGCCCATTGGTGCTACAATGATGGCAATCAAGAGCTTGTTGCCTTTGCTGTCATGGACCTCAACAACCATGCCAACCAGCTTGACCAGCAATTTAGG TCATTTTTGCTTGCCGGTGGGGAGCCCAGGCAAGGGCACCGCGGACAACAAAGAGATAGCCATAACTTCCAGAACATATTTAGCGGATTCAGTGCCGAACTGCTGGCTGAGGCCTATAACATTCCGGTCGAAATCGTGAGGAGAATGCAGGAGAATGATGAGCGCGGACTCCTGGTCAAGTGCCAAGATGAAATGCGCCACATTGTTAGAGCTgacgaagacgaagaagaagaagaagggcaaAGACGGGTAAATGGGTTGGAAGAAACTGTTTGCACTACAAGAATTAGACACAACATGGACACCCGCAGCGAGTCCGATATTGTCTCTAGGCAAGCCGGAAGAGTAAATATTGTGAACCAACACAAACTTCCAATCCTTCGACACCTGGACATGAGCGCAGAGAAAGGCCATCTTTTTCCG AACGCATTGTTCACGCCAAACTGGGCCATGAACAACCATAGAGTTGTCTATGTAACAAGGGGTGAGGCCCATGTTCAGATTTCAGACGACAACGGGAACAACGTGTTTGATGAGAGGGTTAGCCGCGGAGACGTTTTTGTGATCCCTCAATTTTATGTGGCCATGAAAAGGGCCGGAAGCAATGGCTTCGAGTACGTGGCGATCAAGACGTCCGGCCAGCCAATGAAGAGCCCCCTGGCCGGCTACACCTCGGTTATCCGAGCCATGCCCATAGAAGTCATCACGAACTCATTCCGGATGTCCCCTGAAGAAGCTCAACAATTGAAGTACAACAGAGGCCGACAAAGTCTAGTTCTATCCTCTAGCCGGACCTCCTCGTAA
- the LOC133857613 gene encoding transcription factor MYB30-like, which yields MFSFEITTNRAIPRNHKRKEKKEYCPTFQKQSKMVRAPCCEKMGLKKGPWTSEEDQILINYIQQYGHGNWRALPKQAGLLRCGKSCRLRWINYLRPDIKRGNFSREEEDTIINLHEMLGNRWSAIAAKLPGRTDNEIKNVWHTHLKKRLKQHELATPAATKRRSKHYQEAKSEQEPVDFPNSDSLEHIPVSPQEYSSDMSSTVTVGDDNNDNDTCPKAESPGNFPEVDEDFWSEVLSTESSDVVISDDFSAVLGGDHPQLQAPFSPLMTMEPVHGYGSNMHDNMDFWFNVFTRAGEIPELPDF from the exons ATGTTCAGCTTTGAGATAACAACAAACAGAGCAATACCcagaaatcacaaaagaaaagaaaaaaaagaatattgccCAACTTTTCAGAAACAGAGCAAGATGGTGAGAGCTCCATGCTGCGAGAAGATGGGGTTGAAGAAAGGTCCTTGGACCTCTGAGGAAGATCAGATACTGATCAATTACATTCAACAATATGGCCACGGCAACTGGCGAGCACTCCCCAAACAAGCCG GTCTACTAAGGTGTGGAAAGAGCTGCAGGCTCCGGTGGATAAATTACCTGAGGCCGGACATCAAAAGAGGAAATTTTAGCCGAGAAGAAGAGGATACCATCATAAACTTGCACGAAATGTTAGGAAACAG ATGGTCGGCAATTGCAGCAAAATTACCGGGTCGTACAGACAATGAGATAAAAAATGTATGGCATACCCACCTAAAAAAGAGGCTAAAACAACACGAATTAGCCACCCCGGCAGCAACCAAAAGAAGATCAAAACATTATCAGGAGGCTAAAAGCGAACAAGAACCCGTGGATTTTCCAAACTCCGACAGCCTGGAACACATACCAGTTTCCCCACAAGAGTATTCCAGCGACATGTCGTCCACGGTCACTGTCGGTGACGACAACAACGACAACGACACGTGCCCGAAAGCCGAATCGCCTGGAAATTTCCCGGAAGTGGATGAGGATTTTTGGTCAGAAGTGTTGTCCACGGAAAGTTCAGATGTGGTGATCAGTGACGACTTTTCAGCAGTACTTGGTGGTGATCATCCGCAACTTCAAGCTCCATTTTCTCCACTAATGACTATGGAGCCTGTCCATGGCTACGGTTCAAATATGCATGATAACATGGACTTCTGGTTCAACGTTTTCACAAGAGCCGGAGAAATACCAGAATTACCAGATTTTTGA
- the LOC133858114 gene encoding uncharacterized protein LOC133858114, with protein sequence MKAQAQLVQQGRLRKMGRLNYLPTRLLLLLLLSSFATSEAATTIRAAHNGRPGFLFTRTRGRCTPQFWSVGSEAWPRMVPQTSTVSKVFGSRASERYRSDLTLLEATARNDEDNVFRRLLKQASAALLNSYARKGFPYSAWEVKTLVIQALVSQEAAALQAKGFSVANEACN encoded by the exons ATGAAAGCTCAAGCGCAGTTAGTTCAACAGGGAAGGTTGAGAAAGATGGGGAGGCTTAATTATCTGCCCACTCGActcctccttcttctccttctttctagCTTTGCAACTTCAGAAGCGGCAACAACAATAAGAGCAGCTCATAATGGAAGGCCTGGCTTTCTCTTCACAAGAACCAGAGGAAGATGCACTCCACA ATTCTGGAGCGTGGGGAGCGAGGCGTGGCCGAGGATGGTCCCACAGACATCAACGGTGTCAAAGGTGTTTGGATCGAGGGCGAGTGAACGGTACAGATCTGATCTGACTTTGTTGGAAGCAACGGCGAGGAATGACGAGGACAACGTTTTCCGTAGGCTACTAAAGCAGGCAAGTGCGGCCCTGCTCAACTCATATGCTAGAAAGGGGTTTCCTTACTCAGCTTGGGAGGTTAAGACTTTGGTAATACAAGCTTTGGTCTCTCAGGAAGCTGCAGCTCTTCAAGCCAAAGGGTTCTCTGTTGCTAATGAGGCTTGTAACTAG
- the LOC133856855 gene encoding uncharacterized protein LOC133856855, which produces MSCLPLKLPPARTVWKSLTSKLQSKLHKLQRSKAIKKPRNRLKKTIGGSVWPSLFAGQRFKRKKRLAIHSYRQQYLFEKKTASVYVDKLFKEPAPVEQCPPRTKSSIKLLDQQAGGSLAEKPLSADDMWESLALASPLMRGVDERADEFIARFRAEMEVQETLACNL; this is translated from the coding sequence ATGTCTTGCCTACCTCTGAAGCTTCCGCCAGCTAGAACGGTGTGGAAGAGCCTCACCTCCAAATTACAGAGCAAGCTACACAAGCTCCAGAGGTCTAAAGCCATCAAGAAACCTCGAAATCGGCTCAAGAAAACCATCGGCGGCAGTGTTTGGCCCTCCCTCTTTGCCGGGCAACGTTTCAAACGTAAGAAACGGCTTGCGATCCATTCATACCGCCAACAGTacctttttgagaaaaaaactgCATCTGTGTACGTAGATAAGCTCTTCAAAGAGCCTGCGCCGGTGGAACAATGTCCACCAAGAACGAAGAGTAGTATCAAGCTCCTCGATCAGCAGGCAGGCGGCAGCTTAGCTGAAAAGCCTTTATCAGCGGATGATATGTGGGAGTCACTGGCGTTGGCCTCACCTCTAATGCGTGGAGTAGACGAAAGAGCAGATGAGTTCATTGCCAGATTCAGGGCTGAAATGGAGGTTCAGGAGACATTGGCATGTAACTTGTAG